The following are encoded in a window of Lacinutrix sp. WUR7 genomic DNA:
- a CDS encoding PAS domain S-box protein translates to MSQNQSEILQRALKREKAARKEAEKILEERSRDLYLTSQKLEELLDEKSSQLQGVFENIVDAYVVMDIQGNFIKFNEAATKLFGYDISRDEVNVVDLVYKEDYVYAVSSFMELQTKGYFKNYEARVYTKSKEVKWVHINASMIFDKDKKPVAAQGIVRDITHQKASEEKLIESENRLASLVVNLDSGIVLEDENRNIVLTNNKFCELFNINAAPKDLVGLDCKAASEQNKVLFKNSDAFLERMQTIDAEKKVVLGDELEMLDGKILERNYTPIKIGEKSKGYLWTFTDVTLKRTYRKSLEAQKQKYYNIIANMNLGMMELDNNDQILMVNHSFEKMSGYTEAEVKGKNARELFAAKEDAEILKAERQKRKEGASSSYEFKAICKKGKTRHWLVSGAPNYNIDGEIIGSIGIHLDVTETKNLELQKEKLLEKLEKSNDELQEYAHIVSHDLKSPLRSIHALVSWLKEDNQGKLDAVSLQNFGLIETTLEKMEQLITDVLNYSSLGADTSLKTDVDLNSLVNELVSILYIPDHIEIKSLHVLPNINGDKTKLQQVFQNLISNSVKFIDKKCGSIIIDVEDLKSHYKFSIKDNGIGIEKKYHDKIFKIFHSLKKSKDSSGIGLSIVKKIINLHEGEIWLDSEPKVGTTFYFTLKK, encoded by the coding sequence ATGAGTCAAAATCAATCAGAAATATTACAACGTGCTTTAAAAAGAGAAAAAGCGGCAAGAAAAGAAGCCGAAAAAATTCTTGAAGAAAGATCAAGAGATTTATATTTAACATCCCAAAAACTAGAAGAACTTCTAGACGAAAAATCTTCACAACTTCAAGGGGTATTCGAAAATATTGTAGATGCATACGTAGTTATGGATATACAAGGAAATTTTATAAAATTTAATGAAGCGGCAACCAAGTTATTTGGTTACGATATTAGTAGAGATGAAGTGAACGTTGTAGATCTTGTTTATAAAGAAGACTATGTATACGCCGTCTCTTCCTTTATGGAACTACAAACAAAAGGATATTTTAAAAACTACGAAGCAAGAGTGTACACCAAATCTAAAGAGGTTAAATGGGTGCACATAAATGCAAGTATGATTTTTGATAAAGATAAAAAACCAGTTGCAGCACAAGGCATTGTTAGAGATATAACCCACCAAAAAGCATCCGAAGAAAAATTAATAGAATCTGAAAATAGATTAGCATCGCTTGTTGTAAATCTAGATAGTGGTATTGTATTAGAAGATGAAAATAGAAATATAGTACTTACCAATAATAAGTTTTGTGAGCTTTTTAATATTAATGCAGCGCCTAAAGATTTAGTTGGTTTAGATTGTAAAGCTGCATCCGAACAAAACAAAGTCTTATTTAAAAATTCGGACGCTTTTTTAGAAAGGATGCAAACTATTGATGCCGAGAAAAAAGTAGTACTTGGTGATGAGTTAGAGATGCTAGATGGCAAAATATTAGAACGTAATTATACACCAATAAAAATAGGAGAAAAGTCTAAAGGGTATTTATGGACCTTTACAGATGTTACCCTAAAAAGAACGTATAGAAAAAGCCTAGAAGCACAAAAGCAAAAGTATTACAATATTATAGCAAATATGAATTTAGGAATGATGGAGTTGGATAACAACGACCAAATCCTAATGGTAAATCATAGTTTTGAAAAAATGTCTGGCTATACCGAAGCGGAAGTTAAAGGGAAAAATGCAAGAGAGCTTTTTGCTGCCAAAGAGGACGCTGAAATACTAAAAGCAGAACGACAAAAACGAAAGGAAGGAGCGTCAAGTTCTTATGAGTTTAAAGCAATATGTAAAAAAGGAAAAACTAGACATTGGCTAGTTAGTGGTGCACCAAACTATAATATAGATGGCGAAATAATTGGGTCTATTGGTATTCATTTAGATGTTACTGAAACAAAGAACCTAGAACTTCAAAAAGAAAAACTATTAGAAAAACTAGAAAAAAGTAATGATGAGCTTCAAGAATATGCACACATTGTCTCGCATGATTTAAAATCTCCTTTACGAAGTATACACGCATTGGTTAGCTGGTTAAAAGAAGATAATCAAGGTAAATTAGATGCGGTAAGTCTACAAAACTTCGGACTTATAGAAACTACCTTAGAGAAAATGGAACAACTGATTACAGATGTTTTAAATTATTCTAGCCTAGGAGCAGATACCTCTTTAAAAACAGACGTAGATCTAAATAGCTTAGTAAATGAGCTGGTATCTATTTTATATATTCCGGATCATATAGAAATTAAAAGTCTTCATGTTTTACCAAACATCAATGGGGATAAAACGAAATTACAGCAGGTATTTCAAAACCTAATTAGTAATTCTGTTAAGTTTATAGATAAAAAATGTGGTAGCATTATTATTGATGTAGAAGATTTAAAAAGTCATTATAAATTTTCTATTAAGGATAATGGAATTGGTATTGAAAAAAAGTATCACGATAAAATATTTAAAATATTTCATTCCTTAAAGAAAAGTAAAGATTCCTCGGGAATAGGTTTATCTATCGTTAAAAAAATCATCAATTTACATGAAGGTGAAATCTGGTTAGATAGCGAGCCAAAGGTAGGAACCACTTTTTATTTCACATTAAAAAAATAA
- a CDS encoding FIST signal transduction protein yields the protein MKTVQLVKHKNKDWEYVNEKQDLKEPLVLVFGNRYMLEDQVVYSDIRQLFPDGHIVFASSCAEISSNTVNQDSVTITAIEFEKSTFIIKTSNVLNADLDSYKTGNELIQQLPQEGLKYVFVVSEGSFINGSQLTKGMSASTDDNIIITGGLCGDDARFEKTLASYNESPKEGELVAVGFYGDTLEISFSIHGGWTPFGPERIVTKSKGNILYELDGLPALDLYKKYLGDKAKDLPGAALLYPLNVTSTDEKQSIVRSILNINEEDNAVILAGDIKENSKVQLMMTNVDNIANASERAARQALEYRKNKPELAILVSCIGRKLVLDQRVEEEIEEVIEVIGKDTITSGFYSYGEIAPFHGEMACQLHNQTMTITLISE from the coding sequence ATGAAAACAGTACAACTAGTAAAACATAAAAATAAAGATTGGGAATATGTTAATGAAAAACAGGACTTAAAAGAACCTTTAGTCTTGGTTTTTGGTAATAGATATATGTTAGAAGATCAAGTTGTTTACAGTGATATTAGACAGTTATTCCCAGATGGACATATTGTTTTTGCATCTTCTTGTGCAGAAATTTCATCGAATACTGTAAATCAAGATAGCGTTACTATAACTGCTATCGAGTTTGAAAAAAGTACGTTTATAATTAAAACAAGTAATGTTTTAAACGCAGATTTAGATAGCTATAAAACAGGAAACGAACTTATTCAGCAATTGCCTCAAGAAGGTTTAAAATATGTATTTGTAGTATCTGAAGGTAGCTTTATTAATGGTAGTCAACTTACCAAAGGGATGAGTGCTTCTACAGACGATAATATAATTATAACTGGAGGTTTATGTGGCGATGATGCACGTTTCGAAAAAACATTAGCTTCTTATAATGAAAGTCCGAAAGAAGGAGAATTAGTTGCTGTTGGTTTTTATGGCGATACCTTAGAAATATCTTTTTCCATTCATGGAGGATGGACACCATTTGGTCCAGAACGTATTGTGACTAAATCTAAAGGCAATATTTTATATGAGTTAGATGGGCTGCCAGCACTAGATTTGTACAAAAAATATTTAGGAGATAAAGCAAAAGACTTACCAGGAGCTGCTTTGTTGTATCCTTTAAATGTAACCTCTACAGACGAAAAACAATCTATTGTTAGGTCTATTTTAAATATAAATGAAGAAGACAACGCTGTAATCTTAGCAGGAGATATTAAAGAAAACTCTAAAGTGCAGTTAATGATGACCAATGTAGATAATATTGCAAACGCATCAGAACGCGCAGCAAGACAAGCATTAGAATACAGAAAAAACAAACCAGAACTAGCAATATTAGTTAGCTGTATTGGTAGAAAGTTAGTATTAGATCAACGTGTGGAAGAAGAAATTGAAGAAGTCATTGAAGTTATAGGTAAAGACACCATAACTAGTGGTTTTTATTCTTACGGAGAAATTGCTCCTTTTCATGGCGAAATGGCTTGCCAATTACACAATCAAACCATGACCATAACGTTAATAAGTGAATAA
- a CDS encoding ATP-binding protein has translation MNSLLKRQIRKFLSDDLKNNEGITAFINAVDLSYNNFDEQSVMIQRAMAISSDELYVANRKLQKEADEQKEVIDKLKSVIDTLKFYNLKEDEKEEEVELTGSNLVDFIDNQTKEIVKMNKQKQSMLNELAHQNQELSDYAHMVSHDLKSPLRSIDTLTAWLLQDYEEELDDNGKNTLKLIRTNVEKMDTLISGILEYSTIGKNRIKVYEVDVNNLIEEIINSIHTPDHIRITKTNLPIIKGDKYRLQQLFQNLIGNAIKYNDKAQGTIDIGVEDQDKYWQFYIKDNGKGIEETYFNKIFKTFEKLENNPESSGIGLSIVKKIVELYGGKIWLESQVNLGTTFYFTLKKSPNGTT, from the coding sequence ATGAATTCATTATTAAAAAGACAAATTCGTAAGTTTTTAAGCGACGACTTAAAAAACAATGAGGGTATAACAGCGTTTATTAATGCTGTAGATTTGTCTTATAATAATTTTGATGAACAGTCTGTCATGATTCAAAGAGCAATGGCTATTAGCTCTGATGAGTTATATGTTGCTAATAGAAAATTACAAAAGGAAGCAGACGAGCAAAAGGAAGTTATTGATAAACTTAAAAGTGTTATTGATACTCTAAAATTTTATAATTTAAAAGAAGACGAAAAAGAAGAAGAAGTAGAATTAACAGGTTCTAATTTGGTAGATTTTATTGATAATCAAACTAAAGAAATTGTAAAGATGAACAAGCAAAAGCAATCCATGCTAAACGAACTTGCGCATCAAAATCAAGAACTTAGCGATTATGCGCACATGGTATCTCACGATTTAAAATCACCATTACGTAGTATAGATACATTAACCGCTTGGTTGTTGCAAGATTATGAAGAAGAATTAGATGATAACGGAAAAAACACATTAAAACTGATACGAACCAATGTGGAAAAAATGGATACCTTAATTAGTGGTATTTTAGAATATTCAACCATTGGAAAAAATCGAATTAAAGTTTATGAAGTAGATGTAAATAATCTCATTGAAGAAATAATAAATAGTATTCATACTCCAGATCATATTCGTATTACAAAAACCAATTTACCAATAATTAAAGGCGATAAATACAGACTACAACAACTGTTTCAAAACTTAATTGGTAATGCTATAAAGTATAATGATAAAGCTCAAGGAACTATTGATATTGGAGTAGAAGATCAAGATAAATATTGGCAATTTTATATAAAAGATAACGGAAAAGGTATTGAAGAAACCTACTTTAATAAAATTTTTAAAACCTTTGAAAAGTTAGAAAACAATCCAGAATCCTCAGGAATAGGATTATCTATAGTAAAGAAAATTGTCGAATTATATGGTGGCAAAATATGGCTAGAATCACAAGTCAATTTAGGAACCACTTTTTATTTCACCTTAAAAAAATCCCCAAATGGAACAACCTAA
- a CDS encoding Hpt domain-containing protein, with amino-acid sequence MEQPNQSYINSLSGGDEAFKQKLIDVIKKEFPEEKQVYLNNYNAKNYKLAADNVHKLKHKISILGLEKGYEVAVVYENNLLEGTTNQKEAFETILNSITEYLEEI; translated from the coding sequence ATGGAACAACCTAATCAATCTTACATTAACAGCCTGTCTGGAGGTGATGAAGCCTTTAAACAAAAACTAATAGATGTTATTAAAAAAGAGTTTCCAGAAGAGAAACAGGTGTATCTTAATAACTACAATGCTAAAAATTATAAGTTAGCAGCAGATAATGTGCATAAACTTAAACATAAAATTAGTATTTTAGGGCTCGAAAAAGGTTATGAAGTTGCGGTAGTGTACGAAAATAATTTACTGGAAGGTACTACAAACCAGAAAGAAGCATTTGAAACTATCTTAAACAGCATAACAGAATATCTAGAAGAAATTTAA
- a CDS encoding LytTR family DNA-binding domain-containing protein, with protein sequence MNCIVIDDEATARMIISQLCSNVPSLNVLEEFPNAMQAIKYLNQNEVDLIFLDIHMPDFTGFDFIETLKNPPKIILTTSDPNFAIQAFEYDCIVDYLVKPITQERFNKAIGKAEAKQSKPVAIQSKTEKVEATSGNDLYVNIDRRLIKIDIPSIYLVEAKGDYIQVKTEDKNYTVHSTLKKIEDKLPDDLFLKVHRSYIINIQKIIDIEDNSVLIKKDVIPVSRSNRPELMKRLNLL encoded by the coding sequence ATGAATTGTATTGTAATTGACGACGAAGCTACTGCAAGAATGATTATTTCTCAATTATGCTCAAACGTACCAAGTCTTAATGTTTTAGAAGAGTTTCCTAATGCAATGCAAGCCATTAAATACTTAAATCAAAACGAAGTTGATTTAATTTTCTTAGATATACATATGCCAGATTTTACAGGTTTCGATTTTATTGAAACACTAAAAAATCCGCCAAAAATAATACTTACCACATCCGATCCTAACTTTGCAATCCAAGCTTTTGAGTACGATTGTATTGTCGATTATTTGGTAAAACCAATAACACAAGAACGTTTTAATAAGGCTATAGGTAAAGCCGAAGCGAAACAAAGCAAACCGGTTGCAATACAATCAAAAACGGAAAAAGTAGAAGCTACTTCTGGTAACGATTTGTATGTAAATATAGACAGACGCTTAATTAAAATAGACATACCAAGTATTTATTTAGTGGAAGCAAAAGGAGATTATATTCAAGTTAAAACCGAAGATAAAAACTATACCGTACATTCTACTTTAAAGAAAATAGAAGACAAACTACCAGACGATTTGTTCTTAAAAGTGCACCGATCTTATATAATAAATATTCAAAAAATTATAGATATTGAAGATAACAGTGTGCTTATTAAAAAGGATGTTATTCCTGTAAGCAGATCGAATAGACCAGAGTTAATGAAGCGTTTAAATCTGTTATAG
- a CDS encoding CAP domain-containing protein, translating into MKKLVVITAVLLNTFLMSCSVEEEVSASGNSTTEVVNVTYTTLDYEIAELINAHRISQGLNTLNILNAASKEAIVHNQYMATQGVISHDHFSARSQNLRDAVNAKKVSENVGYGYSSAASIVNAWLNSEGHKEAIENPSYTDFGISSKEDETGSNYVTNIFVKL; encoded by the coding sequence ATGAAAAAATTAGTAGTTATTACAGCCGTTTTATTAAATACATTTTTAATGTCTTGCTCTGTTGAAGAGGAAGTTAGTGCTTCAGGAAATTCTACAACAGAAGTTGTAAATGTAACATACACAACATTAGATTATGAAATTGCAGAGCTTATTAATGCGCACAGAATTTCACAAGGACTTAATACTTTAAATATTCTTAATGCAGCATCCAAAGAAGCAATTGTACATAATCAATATATGGCTACTCAAGGTGTTATTAGTCATGATCATTTTAGTGCGCGTTCTCAAAATTTAAGAGATGCCGTAAATGCCAAAAAGGTTTCAGAAAATGTAGGCTATGGGTATAGTAGTGCTGCATCTATAGTAAACGCGTGGTTAAATAGTGAAGGACATAAAGAAGCTATAGAGAATCCAAGCTATACCGACTTTGGTATTTCTTCAAAAGAAGATGAAACAGGTAGTAATTACGTAACAAACATCTTTGTAAAGCTATAA
- a CDS encoding T9SS type A sorting domain-containing protein: protein MITKLHILKNQIVILAVVLFSITIQAQNTPFNCDFSAYLFQRNDVYAIDLASGNSFLAATDITPGNINATAYNPADGFIWGYLSTPSKTIVRIGKDFQTTSFTIPELTTGNKYVGDISPDGIYYFKAGGKSYFKIDLNPDSATYAQYLSTENLTQNISIHDWAFNAVDGNIYAVEKTSNILYRIDPTTSVVQALGEVPILSGLNYTYGAVYFDADGRFYVSANQTGTVYVIQSVQDLNTTSTMDSNLFAFGPSSSSNDGARCPTAPVAQEICDNGIDDDGDGLIDCEDPSCSGFGSCEVIAPPTTANDGGLESNGRLSEAISKRNFNRAKKSYAFDQKSAKRVTPNPVNYTSRTTNDFQLQDFVPLTTINEDYAVESTPTDLLNITNATEVYAVDYMQNDASVASILALKTENGVYEHTKYICDRLLGAELISVSTIDINEQAFIKSIIKNADGSFEYVLSLSAKVANNDNNFAIESHWNLDVYEENVTFYNFQIWSNSIDDLYGLSQEVLNLLEVVKPISGYELSTPPTVFVRKGKYNNGALDLQIINTNATENVTFDSGFRETETSDFNYTSSNLNLNENYITEIQVPTGNLFDVGFRIGDGINTPDDLFMSDGPWGIDDSQSSTEVTNYAISPNTNNFDTADFPIERNLTLSAYTSTYFAAYRALTPRFKAVDVTSYDNFKLKAKGTGNLEITLVKQSITNWEEQYKTTIALTENYQSFAIPFSAFASVLNTELQANDVVTIVFTMVSEDGTRTAKEMHVQDVRFSTGNTLSVNDFETETTTTSVKAYPNPMQNASNIHFSTNQNETVQLVIYNQLGKVVFHNTVKAQAGKNQIAIERNNLSSGLYICKIISSQTQYSPLKLLVK from the coding sequence ATGATAACAAAATTACACATCTTAAAAAATCAAATAGTAATCTTAGCAGTAGTGTTGTTTAGCATAACAATACAAGCACAGAATACCCCTTTTAATTGCGATTTTAGTGCTTACTTGTTTCAACGTAATGATGTGTACGCAATAGACTTGGCATCTGGTAATTCTTTCTTAGCTGCAACAGATATTACACCTGGGAATATTAATGCTACAGCTTATAATCCTGCAGATGGTTTTATTTGGGGATATTTAAGTACACCTTCTAAAACAATTGTTAGAATTGGTAAAGATTTTCAAACAACTTCTTTTACAATACCAGAATTAACAACAGGAAATAAGTATGTTGGAGATATTAGTCCGGACGGTATTTATTATTTTAAAGCTGGCGGAAAAAGCTATTTTAAAATTGATTTAAATCCAGACTCAGCAACCTATGCACAATACCTATCTACAGAAAATTTAACGCAAAATATTAGCATTCATGATTGGGCTTTTAATGCAGTAGATGGTAATATATATGCAGTAGAAAAAACTTCAAATATTTTATATAGAATAGATCCTACAACAAGTGTGGTACAAGCTTTAGGTGAAGTGCCAATTTTATCTGGATTAAACTATACGTACGGAGCCGTTTATTTTGATGCAGATGGTCGTTTTTACGTATCGGCAAATCAAACAGGAACTGTTTACGTGATACAAAGCGTTCAAGATTTAAACACGACATCTACTATGGACTCTAATTTATTTGCATTCGGACCATCAAGTTCTAGTAACGATGGTGCACGTTGTCCTACAGCTCCTGTAGCACAAGAGATTTGCGATAACGGTATTGATGATGATGGCGATGGTTTAATAGATTGTGAAGATCCTTCTTGTTCTGGTTTTGGTAGCTGCGAAGTGATTGCGCCTCCAACAACAGCTAACGATGGTGGTTTAGAAAGTAACGGAAGATTATCGGAAGCGATCAGCAAACGTAATTTTAATCGTGCTAAAAAGAGCTATGCGTTTGACCAAAAGTCGGCAAAACGTGTTACTCCAAATCCTGTAAATTATACGAGCAGAACAACCAATGATTTTCAATTACAGGACTTTGTACCATTAACAACTATTAACGAAGATTATGCAGTAGAATCTACACCTACAGACTTATTAAACATTACCAATGCAACAGAAGTATACGCTGTAGATTATATGCAAAACGATGCATCTGTAGCTTCTATATTAGCTTTAAAAACAGAAAACGGAGTTTATGAACACACAAAATATATTTGCGATAGGTTATTAGGAGCAGAATTAATTTCGGTTTCTACCATAGATATCAATGAACAAGCGTTTATTAAATCCATTATAAAAAATGCAGATGGTTCTTTTGAATATGTTTTAAGCTTATCTGCTAAAGTAGCTAACAACGATAATAATTTTGCAATAGAAAGTCACTGGAATTTAGATGTATATGAAGAAAATGTAACCTTTTATAACTTTCAAATTTGGTCAAATTCTATAGATGATTTATATGGCTTGTCTCAAGAAGTCTTAAACTTATTAGAAGTAGTAAAACCAATTTCTGGTTACGAGTTATCTACGCCTCCAACCGTTTTTGTAAGAAAAGGAAAGTATAACAATGGCGCTTTAGATCTTCAAATAATAAATACCAATGCAACCGAAAATGTAACTTTCGATTCTGGTTTTAGAGAAACAGAAACTAGCGACTTTAACTATACATCTTCAAACCTGAATTTAAACGAAAATTACATTACAGAAATTCAAGTACCAACAGGAAATTTATTTGATGTCGGATTTAGAATTGGAGATGGCATAAACACACCAGATGATTTATTTATGTCGGATGGCCCTTGGGGAATTGACGATTCGCAATCCAGTACAGAAGTTACTAACTACGCTATTTCGCCAAATACAAATAATTTTGATACAGCAGATTTCCCAATAGAAAGAAACCTAACATTAAGTGCATATACAAGTACTTATTTTGCAGCTTACAGAGCATTAACACCACGTTTTAAAGCAGTAGATGTAACTAGTTACGATAACTTTAAACTTAAAGCAAAAGGGACAGGAAACTTAGAAATTACTTTAGTAAAACAAAGCATCACGAATTGGGAAGAGCAATACAAAACAACTATTGCTTTAACAGAGAATTACCAAAGTTTTGCAATACCTTTTTCAGCATTTGCATCTGTATTAAATACCGAATTACAAGCAAATGATGTGGTTACCATAGTATTTACCATGGTAAGCGAAGACGGAACAAGAACAGCAAAAGAAATGCATGTACAAGATGTACGTTTCTCTACAGGAAATACCTTATCTGTAAATGATTTTGAAACAGAAACAACAACCACTTCTGTAAAAGCGTATCCAAATCCAATGCAAAATGCATCTAACATTCACTTTAGTACCAATCAAAATGAAACAGTACAACTAGTTATCTATAACCAATTAGGTAAAGTAGTATTTCATAATACAGTAAAAGCACAAGCAGGAAAAAACCAAATAGCAATAGAAAGAAATAATCTAAGTTCTGGTTTATACATCTGTAAAATAATAAGTTCACAAACCCAATATAGTCCCTTGAAGTTACTCGTGAAGTAA
- a CDS encoding tetratricopeptide repeat protein — translation MKLKFFALLTLLLTAFFSHAQDMQEGFTYLETGKYAKAETFFQNILKEHPDNKTARLCYGRAIGLNGKPEAANTLFTNLLADYPTDFEVKLNYGESLLWNSNFPKAKTYFKGLIDEDPKSFPALLSYANTLSNLKEYEDALKYVDKALEVLPGNPNALTSKKYMYLGYAYQKQQSQKYDEAEELLKENLTLFDNDKDTLLNLANLYLIANRLEDAKATYDILAENPENKITALNGLALVSHLNGKEKEALQLSNQAFESLGSDTNPKLIQPTTERQIQALIWNKKYKTADTLINNLIETKPNENWLLALRATLNIYKSDFKKSVKDYDQILVNDSTSFDGNLGNANALKALGKYEAAYTSAENTLKFYDNQKDATNFIKNLNTTFTPFYEGKTSYTFDNGDNEAFAFNNNLEFPFSTKFKVLASYNYRNTTNAVTNNDATSNDFSLGLSYQLLPNVTFKGTAGFTSAKATTNDYTQLLTDVSFNIKPFKLQDLTVGYKRELQSFNAELLDREIVQNNYYANYSLNTNFNLGWFTQYFYTSQSDSNARNLLFTSLYYNILPKPSLKAGVNYQYITFKNQVPTVYFSPETFNAVEVFANLIKDENIAKPKEWFYELTAATGLQYIEDDKSQSTYRIQGKLGYKFSDRCMANLFGTRSNIASATAAGFTFNEIGLRFKWLLFEKPVFRE, via the coding sequence ATGAAACTTAAATTTTTTGCCCTACTCACCTTATTATTAACTGCCTTTTTTAGCCATGCGCAAGACATGCAAGAAGGCTTTACCTATTTAGAAACTGGCAAGTACGCTAAAGCGGAAACGTTTTTTCAAAATATATTAAAAGAACATCCAGACAATAAAACGGCAAGACTATGTTATGGTCGTGCTATTGGATTAAACGGAAAACCAGAAGCAGCGAATACCCTTTTTACAAACCTATTAGCAGATTACCCAACCGATTTTGAGGTGAAACTAAATTATGGAGAGTCTTTATTATGGAATAGCAATTTCCCAAAAGCCAAAACCTATTTTAAAGGTTTAATCGATGAAGATCCTAAAAGCTTTCCTGCATTATTAAGTTATGCCAATACACTTTCTAATTTAAAAGAATATGAAGATGCTTTAAAATATGTAGATAAAGCTTTAGAGGTTTTACCAGGAAATCCAAATGCATTAACCTCTAAAAAATATATGTATTTAGGCTATGCGTATCAAAAACAGCAATCGCAAAAATACGATGAAGCAGAAGAATTACTAAAAGAAAACCTTACACTATTTGATAATGATAAAGACACCTTATTAAACTTAGCCAATTTATATTTAATTGCCAATCGTTTAGAGGATGCCAAAGCAACCTATGACATTTTAGCTGAAAATCCTGAAAATAAAATCACAGCATTAAACGGTTTAGCATTAGTTTCGCATTTAAACGGAAAAGAAAAAGAGGCCTTACAATTAAGTAATCAAGCTTTTGAAAGTTTAGGAAGTGATACCAATCCAAAATTAATACAACCAACTACCGAAAGACAAATTCAAGCTTTAATTTGGAACAAGAAATACAAAACAGCAGATACACTTATTAATAATTTAATAGAAACCAAACCTAACGAAAACTGGTTATTAGCTTTACGTGCTACCCTTAATATTTATAAAAGTGATTTTAAAAAGAGTGTCAAAGATTACGACCAAATTTTAGTGAATGATAGTACTTCTTTTGATGGGAACTTAGGAAACGCAAATGCTTTAAAAGCTTTAGGTAAATATGAAGCTGCTTATACCTCTGCAGAAAACACCTTAAAGTTTTACGACAATCAAAAAGATGCGACCAACTTTATTAAAAACCTCAACACTACATTTACCCCTTTTTACGAAGGAAAAACATCCTATACCTTTGATAATGGCGATAACGAAGCATTTGCGTTTAACAACAATTTAGAATTTCCGTTTTCTACAAAATTTAAAGTATTAGCAAGCTATAATTACAGAAACACCACCAATGCTGTTACTAATAACGATGCAACTTCTAACGACTTTAGTTTAGGTTTATCTTATCAATTATTACCAAATGTAACCTTTAAAGGTACCGCAGGATTTACCTCTGCAAAAGCAACTACAAATGATTATACCCAACTATTAACCGATGTATCCTTTAATATTAAACCTTTTAAATTACAAGATTTAACGGTTGGTTACAAACGTGAATTACAAAGTTTTAATGCCGAATTATTAGATCGTGAAATCGTGCAAAACAACTATTATGCAAACTATAGTTTAAACACAAACTTTAACTTAGGTTGGTTTACACAATACTTTTATACCAGCCAAAGTGATAGCAATGCCAGAAACCTATTGTTTACTTCTTTATACTATAACATTTTACCAAAACCATCGCTTAAAGCTGGTGTAAACTACCAATACATCACCTTTAAAAACCAAGTACCAACGGTGTATTTCTCACCAGAAACTTTTAATGCTGTAGAGGTTTTTGCAAATCTTATTAAAGACGAAAACATAGCAAAACCTAAAGAATGGTTTTACGAATTGACTGCAGCAACAGGATTACAATATATTGAAGACGATAAAAGTCAAAGTACCTACAGAATACAAGGGAAGCTAGGTTATAAATTCTCCGACCGTTGTATGGCAAACCTATTTGGTACACGAAGTAATATTGCTTCTGCAACTGCTGCCGGTTTTACTTTTAATGAGATTGGATTACGTTTTAAATGGTTGTTGTTTGAAAAGCCTGTTTTTAGGGAGTAG
- a CDS encoding lipid asymmetry maintenance protein MlaB, with the protein MALTITQQDNTIILEGVLNINTLSSFKNHFRVFLNTNKEVTLDIDKVTEIDASGMNTLKEMYTNAIQSNNMFFVVGYGCKDVYEDFKYPNVA; encoded by the coding sequence ATGGCACTAACAATTACACAACAAGACAACACCATTATATTAGAAGGAGTATTAAATATAAACACATTAAGTAGTTTTAAAAATCACTTCCGTGTTTTTTTAAATACGAATAAAGAAGTGACTTTAGATATTGATAAGGTTACCGAAATTGATGCATCTGGAATGAACACATTAAAAGAAATGTATACCAATGCAATACAAAGTAACAATATGTTTTTTGTAGTTGGTTATGGTTGTAAAGATGTTTACGAAGATTTTAAATACCCAAACGTAGCCTAA